The sequence below is a genomic window from Synechococcus sp. UW179A.
CAGAGAAACCCTGGTTGACGCTGCGTTCAAGGAAGGCCGGATCCATCTGCACCACCTTGAGCTTCTCGCGCACGTGGTCTTCAAAGTCAAAGGTGTCGAGCTCTTCCTGTCCCCGCTTTTCGCGCCGCGCGTTGGTGGAGACGCGCAGAAATTCCAGATTGCTGACGCCGGGAATCTCAACCGGATATTGGAAGCTGAGGAACACACCAAGACGTGCACGCTCTTCTGCCTCCAGTTCAAACAAGTCCTCACCGCGATAACGAACGCTGCCGCCAGTGACCTGATAGGCAGGATGGCCAGCCAGCACCTTGGAGAGTGTGCTTTTGCCGCTGCCGTTGCGGCCCATGATCGCGTGAATTTCACCGGCTCTGATCTGGAGATTTACGCCTTTGAGGATGGGCTGATCCTCAAC
It includes:
- the sufC gene encoding Fe-S cluster assembly ATPase SufC produces the protein MINPDSELLLDINDLHASVEDQPILKGVNLQIRAGEIHAIMGRNGSGKSTLSKVLAGHPAYQVTGGSVRYRGEDLFELEAEERARLGVFLSFQYPVEIPGVSNLEFLRVSTNARREKRGQEELDTFDFEDHVREKLKVVQMDPAFLERSVNQGFSGGEKKRNEILQMALLEPVVAILDETDSGLDIDALRIVAGGVNQLSGPQNATILITHYQRLLDEITPDYVHVMAAGRILRTGGRDLAIELEKTGYDWVDKQLAAEGVA